One Egicoccus halophilus genomic region harbors:
- the frr gene encoding ribosome recycling factor, which translates to MSLDDIALDAEYRMDQAVDKVGQDFGSIRTGRANPQLLNRIQVDYYGAPTPLQQLANFSVPEPRILVVNPFDKGSVNQIEKAIRESDLGLNPSSDGGTIRCVFPELTEERRKDFIRMAKQAAEDGKVAVRNVRRNARDQMQKLEDSGEVGQDEHDRYAKQLEELTAQHVAKIDKLLEQKEKDLLEV; encoded by the coding sequence ATGAGCCTCGACGACATCGCCCTCGACGCCGAGTACCGGATGGACCAGGCGGTGGACAAGGTCGGCCAGGACTTCGGCTCGATCCGTACCGGCCGCGCGAACCCCCAGCTGCTCAATCGCATCCAGGTCGACTACTACGGCGCGCCGACCCCCCTGCAGCAGCTCGCGAACTTCTCGGTGCCCGAACCGCGGATCCTCGTCGTCAACCCGTTCGACAAGGGCTCGGTCAACCAGATCGAGAAGGCGATCCGCGAGTCCGACCTCGGCCTGAACCCGTCCTCCGACGGCGGGACCATCCGGTGCGTGTTCCCCGAGCTCACCGAGGAACGGCGCAAGGACTTCATCCGCATGGCCAAGCAGGCCGCCGAGGACGGCAAGGTCGCCGTGCGCAACGTGCGCCGCAACGCCCGCGACCAGATGCAGAAGCTCGAGGACAGCGGCGAGGTGGGCCAGGACGAGCACGACCGCTACGCCAAGCAGCTCGAGGAGCTCACCGCCCAGCACGTCGCCAAGATCGACAAGCTGCTCGAACAGAAGGAGAAGGACCTCCTCGAGGTCTGA
- the rlmN gene encoding 23S rRNA (adenine(2503)-C(2))-methyltransferase RlmN, whose protein sequence is MSESAAVDPYALSRDELTALLADLDQPRYRADQLHAWLVRGIDDPQEMTDLPVALREQLAERFAPARPELVAHTVADDGHTHKLLLRYPDGEAIETVLMLYPKRATVCISTQAGCAMGCPFCATGQAGFRRQLTAGEVVRQVVVADAALRGGGIGDQQIPDGAPDHVTNVVFMGMGEPLANLSATLATVRWLHDPDGFNLSARGITVSTVGLVPGIRKLADLGLPLTLAVSLHAATDDLRDELVPVNVSHPLAELEATVREYRERTNRRVTIEWCLIGDVNDDDRQADELARIARRLRAHVNVIPMNPTPGVRWKEPSRGRTRAFVDRVRRGGVEITLRDTRGRDADAACGQLLATYTLGAGSRLPAAVGAADRVDLLQVPDGPRP, encoded by the coding sequence GTGTCCGAGTCCGCCGCCGTCGACCCGTACGCGCTCTCGCGTGACGAGCTGACCGCGTTGCTGGCCGACCTCGACCAGCCGCGCTACCGCGCCGACCAGCTGCACGCCTGGCTGGTGCGTGGCATCGACGACCCACAGGAGATGACCGACCTGCCCGTGGCGTTGCGCGAGCAGCTCGCCGAGCGCTTCGCACCCGCCCGACCCGAGCTCGTCGCGCACACCGTCGCCGACGACGGCCACACCCACAAGCTGCTGCTGCGCTACCCGGACGGTGAGGCGATCGAGACCGTCCTGATGCTCTACCCGAAGCGTGCGACGGTGTGCATCTCCACCCAGGCCGGTTGTGCCATGGGCTGCCCGTTCTGCGCGACCGGCCAGGCCGGGTTCCGGCGTCAGCTCACCGCGGGCGAGGTCGTGCGCCAGGTCGTGGTCGCCGACGCGGCGCTGCGCGGCGGCGGCATCGGCGACCAGCAGATCCCCGACGGCGCCCCCGACCACGTCACGAACGTGGTCTTCATGGGCATGGGGGAGCCGCTGGCCAACCTGTCGGCGACGTTGGCGACGGTGCGTTGGCTGCACGACCCCGACGGCTTCAACCTCTCGGCGCGTGGCATCACCGTCTCCACGGTCGGGCTGGTCCCGGGCATCCGCAAGCTCGCCGACCTCGGTCTGCCGTTGACGCTGGCGGTGAGCCTGCACGCCGCCACCGACGACCTGCGCGACGAGCTCGTGCCGGTCAACGTCAGCCATCCGCTGGCCGAGCTCGAGGCGACCGTGCGCGAGTACCGCGAGCGCACCAACCGGCGTGTCACCATCGAGTGGTGCCTGATCGGCGACGTCAACGACGACGACCGCCAGGCCGACGAGCTGGCCCGCATCGCCCGCCGCCTGCGCGCCCACGTCAACGTGATCCCGATGAACCCGACCCCGGGCGTGCGCTGGAAGGAACCCTCGCGAGGGCGCACCAGGGCGTTCGTCGACCGGGTCCGTCGCGGTGGGGTGGAGATCACCCTGCGCGACACCCGCGGACGTGACGCCGACGCCGCCTGCGGGCAGCTGTTGGCCACGTACACGCTCGGCGCCGGCAGTCGACTGCCGGCCGCCGTCGGGGCGGCGGACCGTGTGGACCTGCTCCAGGTTCCCGACGGACCGCGTCCGTGA
- the whiG gene encoding RNA polymerase sigma factor WhiG codes for METQRGAEAEVHALWERYRADHDPEVRERLILHYSPLVKYVAGRVAVGMPASVDHADLVSYGIFGLLDAIEKFDLTKGYKFETYAITRIRGAIIDELRSIDWVPRSVRSKARRLETAMQQLESRLHRSPTEEELAAELDLTVDELQQTLQKISLTSVAALDEVFDAGEGDRVSLVDTLQDLTTVAPDASFEDAETKQRLHEAITRLSDREQTVLGLYYFEGMTLGQVGDVLGVTESRICQIHTKAVLSLRAKLVDRAV; via the coding sequence ATGGAGACGCAGCGGGGCGCGGAGGCCGAGGTCCACGCGCTGTGGGAGCGCTACCGCGCCGACCACGACCCCGAGGTGCGTGAACGGCTGATCCTGCACTACTCGCCGCTGGTCAAGTACGTCGCCGGCCGGGTGGCCGTCGGCATGCCCGCCAGCGTCGATCACGCCGACCTGGTGTCCTACGGCATCTTCGGGCTGCTCGACGCGATCGAGAAGTTCGACCTCACCAAGGGTTACAAGTTCGAGACGTACGCGATCACCCGCATCCGCGGGGCGATCATCGACGAGCTGCGCTCGATCGACTGGGTGCCACGTTCGGTGCGCTCCAAGGCGCGACGCCTCGAGACCGCCATGCAGCAGCTCGAGTCCCGCCTGCACCGCAGCCCCACCGAGGAGGAGCTCGCGGCCGAGCTCGACCTGACGGTGGACGAGCTCCAGCAGACCTTGCAGAAGATCTCGCTCACCTCGGTCGCGGCGCTCGACGAGGTGTTCGACGCCGGTGAGGGCGACCGGGTCTCGCTCGTCGACACGCTGCAGGACCTGACCACGGTGGCGCCCGACGCCTCCTTCGAGGACGCCGAGACCAAGCAGCGCCTGCATGAGGCCATCACCCGCCTCAGCGACCGGGAACAGACCGTGCTCGGCCTGTACTACTTCGAGGGCATGACCCTGGGGCAGGTCGGCGACGTGCTCGGCGTCACCGAGTCGCGCATCTGCCAGATCCACACGAAGGCGGTGCTCTCGCTTCGCGCCAAGCTGGTCGACCGCGCCGTCTGA
- a CDS encoding phosphatidate cytidylyltransferase, with the protein MSDATEPSSDGTSPSSTTRRRIVGGRDLPQAIAVGALLAFLFLGSLVWHPAAFTIVVGGLTVIGYVETGRVLRTVDLHLEVAVAVVATLVMLFGAYQAGHAGQAVGVAVLLVGGILAQLADGGRQDVVRTLGVTTLLGLWVGFLASYAVLLVNRPSGGTLVGFAVVGAAIFTDIGGYAFGVAVGRHRIAPSVSPNKTWEGLLGGVLTCVVLLAVLLPRFGGLFTWQTAAVLGAACGVASFVGDLTESMIKRDLGVKDLGEVLPGHGGVLDRVDGILLALPVGYYVVELLV; encoded by the coding sequence GTGTCGGACGCCACCGAACCGTCGTCGGACGGCACCAGCCCGTCCTCGACGACGCGTCGACGCATCGTCGGCGGACGCGATCTGCCGCAGGCGATCGCCGTCGGGGCGCTGCTCGCCTTCCTCTTCCTCGGCTCGCTGGTGTGGCACCCGGCCGCCTTCACGATCGTCGTCGGTGGCCTGACCGTCATCGGCTACGTGGAGACCGGACGGGTCCTGCGCACCGTCGACCTGCACCTCGAGGTCGCGGTCGCCGTCGTGGCCACCCTCGTGATGCTGTTCGGCGCGTACCAGGCCGGGCACGCCGGCCAGGCCGTCGGCGTCGCCGTGCTGCTCGTCGGCGGCATCCTCGCCCAGCTCGCCGACGGTGGACGCCAGGACGTCGTGCGCACGCTGGGGGTCACCACCCTGCTCGGGTTGTGGGTGGGTTTCCTGGCCTCCTACGCCGTCCTGCTCGTCAACCGGCCCAGCGGCGGGACGCTCGTCGGGTTCGCCGTCGTCGGCGCGGCCATCTTCACCGACATCGGCGGGTACGCCTTCGGGGTCGCCGTCGGTCGCCACCGGATCGCGCCCTCGGTCAGCCCCAACAAGACCTGGGAGGGGCTGCTCGGCGGCGTGCTGACCTGCGTCGTGCTGCTGGCCGTGCTGCTGCCGCGATTCGGTGGGCTGTTCACCTGGCAGACCGCCGCCGTCCTGGGTGCCGCCTGCGGCGTGGCCTCGTTCGTCGGCGACCTGACCGAGTCGATGATCAAGCGCGACCTCGGCGTGAAGGACCTCGGCGAGGTGCTCCCCGGCCACGGCGGCGTGCTCGACCGGGTCGACGGCATCCTGCTGGCCCTCCCCGTCGGCTACTACGTCGTGGAACTGCTGGTCTGA
- a CDS encoding translation elongation factor Ts → MTAADVKKLRELTNAPMMACKKALDDADGNFEKAAELVRERTGAKMDARAAERTASEGFVHAYLHTPTPGMPPKVGVMLQLSCETDFVAKNEQFQKLAKDLAMHIAAVKPMVVREDQVDPALLEKEKEFARKEALEQGKPENIVDRIVEGKVKKVYEDWVLLNQPFVLDPDKTVQQKIVDVQGILGEKIEVARFARYEVGA, encoded by the coding sequence GTGACCGCTGCTGACGTCAAGAAGCTGCGCGAGCTCACCAACGCGCCGATGATGGCCTGCAAGAAGGCCCTCGACGACGCCGACGGGAACTTCGAGAAGGCCGCCGAGCTCGTCCGCGAGCGCACCGGTGCCAAGATGGACGCCCGCGCCGCCGAGCGCACCGCGTCCGAGGGCTTCGTCCACGCCTACCTGCACACCCCGACCCCGGGCATGCCGCCCAAGGTCGGCGTGATGCTGCAGCTGTCGTGCGAGACCGACTTCGTGGCCAAGAACGAGCAGTTCCAGAAGCTCGCCAAGGACCTCGCGATGCACATCGCGGCCGTGAAGCCCATGGTCGTCCGCGAGGACCAGGTGGACCCCGCGCTCCTCGAGAAGGAGAAGGAGTTCGCCCGCAAGGAAGCGCTCGAGCAGGGCAAGCCCGAGAACATCGTCGACCGGATCGTCGAGGGCAAGGTCAAGAAGGTCTACGAGGACTGGGTGCTGCTCAACCAGCCCTTCGTCCTGGACCCCGACAAGACCGTCCAGCAGAAGATCGTCGACGTGCAGGGCATCCTCGGGGAGAAGATCGAGGTCGCTCGCTTCGCCCGCTACGAGGTCGGCGCCTGA
- a CDS encoding M50 family metallopeptidase, whose amino-acid sequence MSGGTAITVFVVSIIVAIMIHEAGHFLTARWFGMRAERYFLGFGPTLWSTRRGETEYGVKALPLGGFVSIKGMSPLDERLAPVADQAFDPAAVAEDRTREVELVPAGASGVGEGLPPDTWRRLEDELRRRGAGRELTERLVQRTRLNLGSSSDLGLARSVFAEVVTGEVSDTGRVGDLHHRIMEGDRGRFFADRPAWQRAIVLVAGSVMHFLIAIVVLLGMFLFLPQPTGEIGTTVDTVVAGQPADRGGLQAGDRILAVQGVASDDYLELREVIRDRPGQPTEFVVSRDGAELALTITPAEATDPESGETIGQVGFLPAEITERYSVSRAIEESFVGPVGFVTLFVASLTGLATVFSPAGLANLLSQASGTEDRAVDGAVSLVGAASLAGQASAGVRGLLTLLLLIVSVNVFIGIFNLVPLPPLDGGHLAVLGIERSVNAVRRVRGQPQDFSVDPRAVAAVAVPVLAVLGVVFVALLWLDITNPIRLPG is encoded by the coding sequence ATGAGCGGTGGAACCGCCATCACCGTGTTCGTCGTGAGCATCATCGTGGCGATCATGATCCACGAGGCCGGTCACTTCCTGACCGCCCGCTGGTTCGGGATGCGGGCCGAGCGGTACTTCCTCGGCTTCGGTCCCACGCTGTGGTCGACGCGCCGCGGCGAGACCGAGTACGGCGTCAAGGCGCTGCCGCTGGGTGGGTTCGTCAGCATCAAGGGGATGTCCCCGCTCGACGAGCGGCTGGCGCCGGTCGCCGACCAGGCCTTCGATCCGGCGGCCGTGGCCGAGGACCGCACCCGCGAGGTCGAGCTCGTGCCCGCCGGCGCCAGCGGGGTGGGGGAGGGACTGCCGCCCGACACCTGGCGACGGCTCGAGGACGAGTTGCGCCGACGCGGTGCGGGGCGGGAGCTGACCGAACGCCTCGTGCAGCGCACCCGCCTCAACCTCGGATCGAGCAGCGACCTCGGACTCGCGCGCTCGGTGTTCGCCGAGGTCGTCACCGGCGAGGTCAGCGACACCGGCCGGGTCGGGGACCTCCATCACCGCATCATGGAGGGCGACCGCGGCCGCTTCTTCGCCGACCGCCCGGCCTGGCAGCGCGCGATCGTGCTCGTGGCCGGATCGGTGATGCACTTCCTGATCGCGATCGTCGTCCTGCTCGGGATGTTCCTGTTCCTGCCGCAGCCGACCGGCGAGATCGGCACGACCGTGGACACGGTCGTCGCGGGACAGCCCGCCGACCGTGGGGGGTTGCAGGCCGGTGACCGGATCCTGGCGGTGCAGGGCGTGGCGTCCGACGACTACCTCGAACTGCGCGAGGTGATCCGCGACCGGCCGGGTCAGCCCACCGAGTTCGTCGTGTCGCGCGACGGCGCGGAGCTCGCGCTGACGATCACGCCGGCCGAGGCGACCGATCCGGAGTCCGGCGAGACGATCGGTCAGGTCGGGTTCCTGCCGGCCGAGATCACCGAGCGCTACTCGGTCAGCCGGGCCATCGAGGAGTCCTTCGTCGGTCCGGTCGGGTTCGTCACCCTGTTCGTGGCCTCGCTGACCGGCCTGGCCACCGTGTTCTCGCCCGCGGGGCTGGCCAACCTGCTCTCGCAGGCGTCGGGCACCGAGGACCGCGCCGTCGACGGGGCCGTGTCGCTGGTCGGTGCCGCGTCGCTGGCCGGACAGGCCAGCGCCGGGGTCCGCGGCCTGCTGACGCTGCTGCTGCTGATCGTCTCGGTCAACGTGTTCATCGGCATCTTCAACCTGGTGCCGCTCCCGCCGCTCGACGGTGGGCACCTCGCCGTGCTCGGCATCGAGCGCAGCGTCAACGCCGTGCGACGGGTCCGGGGACAGCCGCAGGACTTCAGCGTCGACCCCCGGGCGGTGGCTGCGGTCGCGGTACCGGTGCTCGCGGTCCTCGGCGTGGTGTTCGTGGCGTTGTTGTGGCTGGACATCACCAACCCGATCCGCCTGCCGGGATGA
- the dxr gene encoding 1-deoxy-D-xylulose-5-phosphate reductoisomerase → MTRRRVVLLGATGSIGTQALEVVRAHPERFEVVGLAAGRDAAAVSAQARDLGVRTVALADVEAARTLRAERPDLEVLDGTAGVAELARLDADLVLNGITGAVGLEPTLAALHAGTPVGLANKESLIVGGELVVAAAEAAGGRESHLVPVDSEHSALAQCLRGGRRDEVGRLVLTASGGPFRGRTADELREVTVDDALAHPTWAMGPVITCNSATLMNKGHELIEAHELFGIPWDRLDVVVHPQSVVHSMVEFVDGSTLAQLSPPDMRLPIQLALAWPERLPHAFTACDWTQPSQLTFEPVDRETFRALDLAEFAGRRRGTWPAVLNAANEVAVDHFFAGRLGFLAIPELVERTLEAWGATSPGHPRDLDDVLAADAWARRFAGQPRNVSPSVDGGST, encoded by the coding sequence GTGACCCGCCGTCGCGTGGTCCTGCTCGGCGCCACCGGCTCGATCGGCACGCAGGCCCTCGAGGTCGTGCGCGCCCATCCCGAGCGCTTCGAGGTCGTCGGGCTCGCCGCCGGACGCGACGCCGCCGCCGTGTCGGCCCAGGCACGCGACCTCGGGGTGCGCACGGTCGCCCTCGCCGACGTCGAGGCGGCCCGCACCCTGCGTGCCGAGCGTCCCGACCTCGAGGTGCTCGACGGCACCGCGGGGGTCGCCGAACTCGCGCGCCTCGACGCCGACCTGGTGCTCAACGGCATCACCGGCGCCGTCGGTCTCGAGCCGACGCTGGCCGCCCTGCACGCCGGCACGCCCGTCGGGCTCGCCAACAAGGAGAGCCTGATCGTCGGTGGCGAGCTGGTGGTCGCGGCCGCCGAGGCCGCCGGTGGTCGCGAGAGCCACCTCGTCCCCGTCGACTCGGAGCACTCGGCCCTCGCGCAGTGCCTGCGTGGCGGACGTCGCGACGAGGTCGGCCGGCTCGTGCTCACCGCCAGCGGCGGACCGTTCCGGGGCCGCACCGCCGACGAGTTGCGCGAGGTCACCGTCGACGACGCCCTGGCGCACCCGACCTGGGCGATGGGGCCGGTCATCACCTGCAACTCGGCGACCCTGATGAACAAGGGACACGAGCTGATCGAGGCCCACGAGCTGTTCGGCATCCCGTGGGACCGGCTCGACGTCGTGGTCCATCCCCAGTCGGTGGTGCACTCGATGGTCGAGTTCGTCGACGGCTCCACGCTCGCGCAGCTCTCGCCGCCCGACATGCGCCTGCCGATCCAGCTCGCGCTGGCCTGGCCGGAGCGGCTCCCGCACGCGTTCACCGCCTGTGACTGGACGCAGCCGTCACAGCTGACGTTCGAGCCGGTCGACCGCGAGACGTTCCGTGCCCTGGACCTGGCCGAGTTCGCCGGACGGCGCCGCGGGACCTGGCCGGCCGTCCTCAACGCCGCCAACGAGGTCGCCGTGGACCACTTCTTCGCCGGTCGGCTCGGCTTCCTCGCCATCCCCGAGCTGGTCGAGCGCACCCTCGAGGCCTGGGGGGCGACCTCGCCAGGTCACCCGCGGGACCTGGACGACGTGCTTGCCGCCGACGCCTGGGCGCGGCGCTTCGCCGGCCAGCCGCGCAACGTCTCGCCGAGCGTCGACGGAGGTTCGACATGA
- a CDS encoding peptidoglycan DD-metalloendopeptidase family protein, which produces MSTCAPRHDRRPTAVDTRAASPRPVVTVGTGPALLALLALLLLPGAPGWAQSAPDGFEHGPPSPPPDRPVAAAAAGVRRARVVYTPPVPLVVRRPFDAPGSPYGAGHRGVDLAAAPGTAIPTAAAGTVRFAGTVAGTRWVSVAHPDGVVTSYGPLTDLRVDAGERVADGQLLGRLAAGGHGNGDDGLHLGARVAGVYVDPLTLFAPDKVPSLVGHDPWHGTEHRAPSYAPWPGGRARGWFVAGSPVARRPGYALAPNAHHLVLVAGLNSTTRSPLLDADHLGYDPDSTTRFSYAGLDERGDPLPYSGPDTWEGVDAAARALAEQLREQQRRQPFRPVDLVGHSQGGIVIMRYLLAYHDPHDPTLPGLGSVVTIASPHQGSGAASVGRAARDHSLTSAAVGLAAALFDPGGTAWSGMFGRPVDELRTGSPRLRGLAEDYRSALDAGYAGPLAGIDVLTVSGSRDMTVTADRARLTGEPEPDSGVTAQHRVLPGGHDAVLHTEAVRQVLHGFLRREALPESPGEVATEFGRVVGTTLDEVGIALDVHDRVLLVRQVLRLRRTPPTIPGR; this is translated from the coding sequence GTGTCCACCTGCGCACCACGGCACGATCGTCGACCGACGGCCGTCGACACCCGAGCTGCCTCGCCCCGTCCGGTGGTCACGGTCGGCACCGGACCGGCGCTGCTGGCGCTGCTGGCGCTGCTGCTGCTGCCGGGAGCGCCCGGGTGGGCGCAGTCGGCGCCGGATGGGTTCGAGCACGGTCCTCCGTCCCCGCCACCCGACCGCCCGGTGGCGGCAGCCGCGGCCGGCGTCCGGCGAGCCCGGGTGGTCTACACCCCGCCGGTGCCGTTGGTCGTCCGGCGGCCCTTCGACGCTCCGGGCTCGCCCTACGGCGCCGGACACCGCGGCGTGGACCTGGCCGCCGCGCCGGGAACGGCGATCCCGACCGCCGCGGCGGGCACGGTCCGCTTCGCCGGCACGGTGGCGGGCACCCGTTGGGTGAGCGTCGCGCATCCTGACGGCGTGGTGACCTCCTACGGGCCGCTGACCGACCTGCGGGTCGACGCGGGCGAGCGGGTCGCGGACGGACAGCTGCTCGGCCGGCTCGCCGCCGGCGGGCACGGCAACGGCGACGACGGCCTGCACCTCGGCGCCCGGGTCGCGGGGGTCTACGTCGACCCGTTGACGCTGTTCGCCCCCGACAAGGTCCCGTCGCTGGTCGGACACGACCCGTGGCACGGGACCGAGCACCGCGCGCCGTCCTACGCGCCCTGGCCCGGCGGTCGGGCGCGGGGCTGGTTCGTCGCCGGCAGCCCGGTCGCCCGGCGGCCCGGGTACGCGCTCGCTCCCAACGCCCACCACCTGGTGCTGGTCGCCGGGCTCAACTCGACCACGCGGAGCCCACTGCTCGACGCCGACCACCTCGGCTACGACCCCGACAGCACCACCCGGTTCTCCTACGCGGGCCTGGACGAGCGCGGCGATCCGCTGCCCTACTCCGGACCCGACACCTGGGAGGGCGTGGACGCCGCCGCCCGCGCACTCGCCGAGCAACTGCGGGAACAGCAGCGCCGCCAGCCGTTCCGGCCCGTGGACCTGGTCGGTCACTCCCAGGGCGGGATCGTGATCATGCGCTACCTGCTCGCCTACCACGACCCGCACGATCCGACCCTGCCGGGCCTCGGTTCCGTGGTGACGATCGCCTCCCCCCACCAGGGGTCCGGTGCAGCCAGCGTCGGGCGCGCCGCTCGCGACCACAGCCTCACCTCGGCTGCCGTGGGCCTGGCGGCCGCGCTGTTCGATCCCGGGGGCACCGCCTGGTCGGGGATGTTCGGCCGCCCCGTCGACGAGTTGCGCACGGGCTCGCCGCGTCTGCGCGGACTGGCCGAGGACTACCGCAGCGCCCTGGACGCGGGGTACGCGGGGCCGCTCGCCGGCATCGACGTGCTCACGGTCAGTGGCTCGCGCGACATGACGGTCACGGCCGACCGTGCCCGCCTGACGGGCGAGCCGGAGCCCGACAGCGGCGTCACGGCCCAGCACCGGGTCCTGCCGGGCGGCCACGACGCGGTGCTGCACACCGAGGCGGTACGCCAGGTGCTGCACGGGTTCCTGCGGCGCGAGGCCCTGCCGGAGAGCCCGGGCGAGGTCGCGACCGAGTTCGGCCGGGTCGTCGGCACGACCCTCGACGAGGTGGGCATCGCGCTCGACGTCCACGACCGGGTGCTGCTCGTGCGACAGGTGCTGCGCCTGCGGCGAACGCCACCGACGATTCCCGGCCGGTAG
- the rpsB gene encoding 30S ribosomal protein S2, producing the protein MAVVTMRQLLEAGVHFGHQTRRWNPKMRRFIYGERNGIYVIDLRQTVGYIERAYSFTRDLVAKGGTVMFVGTKKQAQETIEWQANRVGMPYVTERWMGGMLTNFQTIKGRVARLKELEAMEASGTFELLPKKEVLQLNREHEKLQNTLGGIREMGKLPDAIWVVDTVIEEIAVKEANRLKIPVVGILDTNCDPDLVQYPIPGNDDAIRSSALLTRIIADACADGLLLRASRSPDEELRVQAMQAAASAGGGLDVSEPKAEWEIELERQQAQEQASKASAGDAPGANAPAADAPAADAPAADAPASDAPASDAPAADAPASDAPAADAPAEDGSTGA; encoded by the coding sequence GTGGCCGTCGTCACCATGCGCCAGCTGCTCGAGGCCGGTGTCCACTTCGGACACCAGACCCGGCGCTGGAACCCCAAGATGCGTCGCTTCATCTACGGCGAGCGCAACGGCATCTACGTCATCGACCTGCGCCAGACCGTCGGATACATCGAACGGGCCTACTCCTTCACGCGCGACCTCGTCGCCAAGGGTGGCACCGTGATGTTCGTGGGCACCAAGAAGCAGGCCCAGGAAACCATCGAGTGGCAGGCCAACCGCGTCGGCATGCCCTACGTCACGGAACGTTGGATGGGCGGCATGCTCACCAACTTCCAGACCATCAAGGGCCGCGTCGCCCGGCTCAAGGAGCTCGAGGCCATGGAGGCCTCCGGCACCTTCGAACTGCTGCCCAAGAAGGAGGTCCTGCAGCTCAATCGTGAGCACGAGAAGCTGCAGAACACCCTCGGCGGCATCCGCGAGATGGGCAAGCTGCCCGACGCGATCTGGGTCGTCGACACCGTCATCGAGGAGATCGCGGTCAAGGAAGCCAACCGCCTCAAGATCCCGGTGGTCGGCATCCTCGACACCAACTGCGACCCCGATCTGGTCCAGTACCCGATCCCCGGCAACGACGACGCGATCCGCAGCTCTGCGCTGTTGACCCGCATCATCGCCGACGCGTGCGCCGACGGGCTGCTGCTCCGGGCGTCGCGCTCGCCCGACGAGGAGCTGCGTGTGCAGGCCATGCAGGCGGCCGCGTCCGCCGGTGGCGGCCTCGACGTCTCCGAGCCCAAGGCGGAGTGGGAGATCGAGCTCGAGCGCCAGCAGGCCCAGGAGCAGGCCAGCAAGGCCAGCGCCGGCGACGCCCCGGGGGCCAACGCCCCTGCTGCCGACGCTCCTGCTGCCGACGCTCCTGCTGCCGACGCTCCGGCTTCCGACGCTCCGGCTTCCGACGCTCCTGCTGCCGATGCTCCGGCTTCCGACGCCCCCGCGGCGGACGCCCCTGCCGAGGACGGCAGCACCGGCGCCTGA
- the pyrH gene encoding UMP kinase: protein MTNRTPYKRVLLKLSGEAFSDPKVKGGIDPSIVRQVAREIADLQASDGTEIGIVVGGGNIFRGNSLSATGMDRSSADHMGMLATVINALALQDALEKAGAETRVQSAVSMQELAEPYIRRRAMRHLEKGRVVIFAAGLGAPYFTTDTTAAQRALEIGAEAILKGTGVDGVYDSDPKVNPDATRYDEIAAMSALNQGLGVMDATAISLCMDNGMPIVVFELLCEGNIRRVVRGEPVGTLVTAERE from the coding sequence GTGACCAACCGCACCCCCTACAAGCGCGTGCTCCTGAAGCTCTCCGGCGAGGCGTTCTCCGACCCGAAGGTCAAGGGCGGCATCGACCCGTCGATCGTCCGCCAGGTCGCCCGGGAGATCGCCGACCTGCAGGCCTCCGACGGCACCGAGATCGGCATCGTCGTCGGTGGCGGCAACATCTTCCGTGGCAACTCGCTGTCCGCGACCGGCATGGACCGCAGCAGCGCCGACCACATGGGCATGCTCGCCACCGTCATCAACGCCCTCGCCCTGCAGGACGCGCTCGAGAAGGCCGGTGCCGAGACCCGGGTGCAGTCCGCCGTGTCGATGCAGGAACTCGCCGAGCCCTACATCCGGCGTCGCGCCATGCGCCACCTCGAGAAGGGCCGCGTCGTCATCTTCGCGGCCGGCCTCGGCGCGCCCTACTTCACCACCGACACCACGGCCGCGCAGCGGGCACTGGAGATCGGTGCCGAGGCCATCCTCAAGGGGACCGGCGTCGACGGCGTCTACGACAGCGACCCCAAGGTCAACCCCGACGCCACCCGCTACGACGAGATCGCCGCGATGTCGGCGCTCAACCAGGGCCTCGGGGTGATGGACGCCACCGCCATCTCGCTGTGCATGGACAACGGCATGCCGATCGTGGTCTTCGAGCTGCTGTGCGAGGGCAACATCCGCCGGGTCGTGAGGGGCGAACCGGTCGGCACGCTGGTGACCGCCGAGCGGGAGTGA